The following proteins come from a genomic window of Candidatus Peregrinibacteria bacterium:
- the folK gene encoding 2-amino-4-hydroxy-6-hydroxymethyldihydropteridine diphosphokinase, which produces MTQNSHIFLSLGSNVGNREEYVQKAILSIGKLGNILHISSLWETLPWGEKDQDRFLNLVLEMETSHAPQQFLQEILTIEKKLGRKRTKKWGPREIDIDILFWNNEIIATKDLSIPHPFAHMRAFVVAPLLEICPKYNFPNGVSAKKYWNNLSDEEKKSVEKYAALK; this is translated from the coding sequence ATGACTCAGAACTCCCACATTTTTCTTTCTCTTGGCTCAAACGTTGGAAATCGCGAGGAATACGTCCAAAAAGCGATTTTGTCCATCGGGAAACTCGGAAATATTCTTCACATTTCTTCACTATGGGAAACTCTTCCGTGGGGAGAAAAAGATCAAGATCGGTTTCTAAATCTTGTTCTTGAAATGGAAACAAGTCATGCGCCTCAGCAGTTTTTACAAGAAATTCTTACCATTGAAAAAAAACTTGGAAGAAAAAGGACAAAAAAGTGGGGACCAAGAGAAATCGACATCGATATTCTCTTTTGGAATAACGAAATCATCGCAACAAAAGATCTTTCCATTCCTCATCCATTTGCCCACATGAGGGCATTTGTGGTTGCTCCTCTTTTAGAAATTTGTCCAAAATATAATTTTCCAAACGGCGTAAGCGCAAAGAAGTATTGGAATAATCTTTCAGACGAGGAAAAAAAGAGTGTCGAAAAATATGCTGCCTTAAAATAA
- a CDS encoding tRNA (adenine(22)-N(1))-methyltransferase TrmK gives MSPELLRFLEQMKRDGISRNIPNISISSGHILQFFLRIIGAKNVFEIGCANGFSTIFLADALRDAGGKLVTSDVSQPSFEEAQENLSKVHLSKYVDFRFGDAVNVLDEHEKFDLIFIDGQKNRTHEFFEFAKKHLFPRGIILVDNTAKFPKKMEAFTKLRNREFEFFFFDILLDASDMMTVAFCK, from the coding sequence ATGTCTCCTGAACTTTTGAGATTTCTCGAGCAGATGAAGCGTGATGGAATTTCTCGAAATATTCCGAATATTTCCATTTCTTCTGGGCATATTTTACAATTCTTTTTAAGAATCATTGGTGCAAAAAATGTTTTTGAGATTGGGTGTGCAAATGGCTTCTCTACTATTTTTCTCGCAGATGCATTACGAGATGCTGGAGGAAAACTCGTAACGTCCGACGTTTCTCAGCCGAGCTTTGAAGAAGCTCAAGAGAATCTTTCAAAAGTGCATCTTTCAAAATATGTTGATTTTCGTTTTGGAGATGCCGTGAATGTTCTCGATGAACATGAAAAATTTGATCTTATCTTTATCGATGGTCAGAAAAATAGAACCCATGAATTCTTTGAATTCGCAAAAAAACACCTTTTTCCCCGCGGAATTATTCTCGTAGATAATACCGCAAAATTTCCAAAAAAAATGGAAGCGTTTACAAAACTTAGAAATCGTGAATTTGAGTTTTTCTTTTTTGACATTCTTCTTGATGCAAGTGACATGATGACTGTGGCTTTCTGTAAATAA
- the nrdR gene encoding transcriptional repressor NrdR — translation MQCIKCKNIDTRVIDSRVTDEGRSVRRRRECEKCLHRFTTFERIETTGLIVVKNNGTREPFSREKLEHSVWIACSKRPVTREQVEETLARLLEGWGGGKEITSQKIGEDLMVELKKLDHVAFIRFASVYRSFKDVEDFKDEISKLFSSPQK, via the coding sequence ATGCAGTGTATAAAATGTAAAAACATTGATACGCGTGTTATTGATTCGCGTGTTACGGATGAGGGACGAAGTGTGCGAAGGAGGCGTGAATGCGAAAAATGTCTTCATCGTTTTACCACTTTTGAGCGAATCGAAACTACCGGACTTATCGTGGTAAAAAACAATGGAACACGAGAACCATTTTCACGTGAAAAACTTGAACATAGTGTGTGGATTGCCTGCAGCAAAAGACCAGTAACCCGTGAGCAAGTTGAAGAAACTCTCGCAAGACTTCTGGAGGGATGGGGAGGAGGCAAGGAAATTACTTCTCAAAAAATTGGTGAAGATCTCATGGTTGAACTCAAAAAACTCGATCATGTAGCCTTTATTCGATTTGCGAGTGTATATCGAAGTTTCAAGGATGTCGAAGATTTTAAGGATGAAATTTCAAAATTATTTTCCTCTCCTCAAAAATAA
- the ndk gene encoding nucleoside-diphosphate kinase, with the protein MERTLVIIKPDAIQRGLIGEITSRFEKKGLKLLGTKMMTLEDAVLREHYAHIADKPFFPGICEFMKSSPVIVQCWEGLEAVNAVRKICGITKAREADAGTIRGDLAMSVQCNVVHASDSLEAAKDEVPRFFNNNELFEYRKSEYLHVYSKDEHEER; encoded by the coding sequence ATGGAACGCACACTTGTCATTATTAAGCCCGATGCCATTCAGCGTGGTCTTATTGGAGAGATCACTTCTCGATTTGAAAAGAAAGGTCTCAAGCTTCTCGGAACAAAAATGATGACCTTAGAAGATGCTGTCCTCAGAGAGCACTATGCACACATTGCCGATAAGCCATTCTTCCCTGGTATTTGTGAATTTATGAAGAGTTCTCCTGTTATTGTACAATGTTGGGAAGGACTTGAAGCGGTGAATGCTGTTCGTAAAATCTGTGGAATTACAAAGGCTCGCGAAGCCGATGCGGGGACTATTCGTGGGGATCTTGCGATGAGCGTGCAGTGCAATGTGGTTCATGCTTCTGATTCTCTCGAAGCGGCGAAGGATGAAGTCCCTCGATTTTTTAATAATAATGAACTGTTTGAGTATAGAAAATCAGAATATTTGCACGTATATTCAAAGGATGAGCACGAGGAAAGATAA